A single window of Desulfobacterales bacterium DNA harbors:
- a CDS encoding glycosyltransferase yields the protein MDSLILKRITLLIILILTITSIFSYLIIRTILFFTAPYFWYEKIVAACLLFAEIFILIHSFGYFINIFHVIMHSKNKYSNILDKDFELQSFPPVAIIVSSYKEPLQVVENTLTCFYNLTYPNKFLYFLDDTRYDINWDTPEKMAKYRQDIDNLCQRIGINLFRRIWRGAKAGMINDFLNFLEEKHIKGFTLYPFQEKKSKEKEKYIIVFDADMNPFPDFVEPLVAIMENNPKLAFAQTPQYYSNFEFNRVARASGLQQAVFYEYICEGKSMQDAMFCCGTNVIFRREALMNVGGFDESSVTEDFATSLKFHENGWSSAYLNRVCAFGMGPEDLGGYFKQQFRWALGTVGLFRKIIGEFIRNPSKLKMSKWWEYFLSGSHYFVGWIFFIMAICPVLYLIFGIPSFFAKVEIYFFFFVPYIVLSLSVFFTTLYQRTYRFKDLFQGICLNAISFPVYMKASLLGMLGVKGSFGITPKGQSNALPLIGLWPQLSLLLLCFGGIVWGMLRLYYEREPMGAILVNSFWCLYHFLILSTILYFNHPEESEL from the coding sequence ATGGACAGTTTGATTTTAAAACGTATTACCTTGTTAATTATATTAATCTTAACTATTACATCGATTTTTTCTTACCTGATAATACGAACTATCCTTTTTTTTACAGCGCCTTATTTCTGGTATGAGAAAATTGTAGCTGCCTGCCTGCTTTTTGCGGAAATCTTTATTCTCATTCATAGCTTCGGTTATTTCATTAATATCTTTCATGTTATCATGCATTCTAAAAATAAATACTCAAATATATTGGATAAGGATTTTGAACTTCAATCCTTTCCACCAGTCGCTATTATCGTCTCTTCATATAAAGAACCATTACAGGTCGTAGAAAATACACTTACCTGCTTCTATAATCTAACTTATCCCAATAAATTTCTCTATTTTTTAGATGATACGCGATATGATATCAATTGGGACACACCTGAAAAAATGGCTAAATACCGTCAAGATATTGATAACTTATGTCAGCGCATAGGTATCAATCTTTTCAGGAGAATCTGGCGTGGTGCAAAAGCAGGAATGATCAACGATTTTCTTAATTTTTTAGAAGAAAAACATATTAAAGGGTTTACTCTTTATCCTTTTCAGGAAAAAAAAAGTAAAGAAAAAGAAAAATATATCATTGTATTTGATGCAGATATGAATCCTTTTCCTGATTTTGTTGAGCCTCTGGTTGCAATCATGGAAAATAATCCAAAACTTGCCTTTGCTCAAACCCCTCAATACTATTCTAATTTTGAATTCAACAGAGTGGCAAGAGCATCTGGTCTTCAGCAGGCGGTTTTTTATGAATATATCTGTGAGGGTAAAAGTATGCAAGATGCTATGTTTTGCTGTGGAACTAATGTCATATTCAGAAGAGAAGCATTGATGAATGTAGGTGGATTTGATGAATCTTCTGTTACAGAAGACTTTGCTACATCATTGAAGTTTCATGAAAATGGTTGGAGTTCAGCTTACTTGAATCGCGTATGTGCTTTCGGCATGGGACCTGAGGATTTAGGGGGCTATTTCAAACAACAGTTCAGGTGGGCGCTTGGCACCGTAGGCTTATTCAGAAAAATTATCGGAGAATTTATTCGTAATCCTTCTAAATTAAAGATGTCCAAATGGTGGGAATATTTCCTTTCAGGCTCTCATTATTTTGTAGGATGGATTTTTTTTATTATGGCGATTTGCCCTGTACTTTACCTTATTTTTGGAATCCCAAGTTTTTTTGCCAAGGTAGAAATCTATTTTTTCTTTTTTGTTCCTTATATCGTCTTATCTCTTTCTGTTTTTTTTACAACCCTTTATCAACGAACTTATCGATTTAAAGACTTATTTCAAGGAATATGCCTGAATGCCATCTCATTTCCTGTTTATATGAAGGCTTCTTTACTTGGCATGTTAGGTGTAAAGGGTTCTTTTGGAATAACACCTAAAGGACAAAGCAATGCGTTGCCATTAATTGGTCTGTGGCCCCAGTTATCTCTGTTATTACTATGTTTTGGAGGAATCGTCTGGGGAATGCTTAGATTGTATTATGAAAGAGAACCGATGGGCGCCATTCTGGTCAATTCTTTTTGGTGCTTATATCATTTTTTGATACTATCAACGATTCTTTATTTCAACCACCCTGAAGAAAGTGAATTATAG
- a CDS encoding endoglucanase, producing MINILLNTILFSIMLLFNSIPCSAKDSGLPFLWGVAIDGYPITASNLKSIENEIKISPQIVVFFLQWPSAASNDIVFPETTLDVIWQNGAIPCMTWEPMYYEKNEEKIISYQRIIKGEYDPYIEAFAKKTASFEKTFIIRFAHEMNIERYHWGTDKKGYGPDSPKLYKHLFKYVVSKFKEAGGKKVLWAFCPNAESVPNTSYDKSASWNQVINYYPGDEYVDILGIDGYNWGTTQTLEKNGWKSDWKSFKDIFSPTYHVLKSIAPSKPIFIFETASANQGGDKSVWVKEAFKTAEQWGIQGLIWFHVNKEIDWRFNSKDLMEKK from the coding sequence ATGATCAATATACTTTTGAATACTATTTTATTTTCAATTATGCTGTTATTTAATTCTATTCCTTGCTCTGCAAAAGATTCGGGATTACCTTTTTTATGGGGAGTAGCTATAGATGGTTATCCAATTACAGCGTCGAATTTAAAATCCATTGAAAATGAAATCAAGATTTCACCTCAAATTGTTGTTTTCTTTCTCCAGTGGCCTTCTGCGGCTTCGAACGATATTGTTTTTCCTGAAACCACTTTGGATGTAATTTGGCAAAATGGAGCTATTCCATGTATGACATGGGAGCCAATGTACTATGAAAAAAATGAAGAAAAAATTATATCGTATCAAAGAATAATAAAAGGCGAATACGATCCATACATTGAAGCCTTTGCAAAAAAAACAGCATCTTTTGAAAAAACTTTTATTATCAGATTTGCTCATGAGATGAATATTGAAAGATACCACTGGGGAACAGATAAGAAGGGTTATGGACCTGACAGTCCAAAACTGTATAAGCATCTTTTTAAGTATGTGGTTTCAAAATTCAAAGAAGCTGGAGGGAAAAAGGTGCTCTGGGCATTTTGCCCGAATGCTGAATCAGTGCCAAATACATCGTATGATAAATCTGCCTCATGGAATCAGGTGATTAATTATTATCCTGGAGATGAATATGTCGATATTCTTGGAATAGACGGATATAACTGGGGAACCACACAGACGCTTGAAAAAAATGGCTGGAAAAGCGATTGGAAGTCTTTTAAAGATATTTTCTCCCCTACCTATCATGTATTAAAATCAATTGCGCCATCCAAACCTATTTTTATTTTTGAAACTGCTTCTGCAAATCAGGGGGGAGATAAATCGGTTTGGGTGAAAGAGGCTTTCAAAACAGCGGAACAATGGGGTATTCAAGGATTGATATGGTTTCATGTAAACAAAGAGATCGATTGGCGATTTAATAGTAAAGATTTAATGGAGAAAAAATAA
- a CDS encoding PilZ domain-containing protein, whose protein sequence is MLSENKRIEPRTPITSILLPFIGTKDEDHELFQFIIMDMSKEGLKITIPKWLVGRDRLEKNALINLHIPFELNQTIYHQGKIVWERWDDDVKGQICGIHMEKKRPLYDPIYISLETSDIGIDFKDFSSIENVFIKLFKDICLAKKGSLIYLNHLVPYFSRITSYSTKEYPELKHLYLDDIIQRTKQNHLKLETLYEKAKAIPSLSDIPQYIDLEELRDLIESEINMDVFKAMFDTTAIIPYLEAIKTLEKKQYSNYNMVVMLYIKSL, encoded by the coding sequence ATGCTTTCTGAAAATAAACGCATAGAACCAAGGACCCCTATAACTTCTATTCTCTTACCTTTTATTGGGACAAAAGATGAAGATCATGAATTATTTCAGTTCATCATTATGGATATGAGCAAAGAAGGATTAAAAATTACTATACCAAAATGGCTGGTTGGCAGAGATCGTCTTGAAAAAAATGCATTAATCAATTTACATATCCCGTTTGAACTGAATCAAACAATCTATCATCAGGGGAAAATCGTATGGGAAAGATGGGATGATGATGTTAAAGGACAGATTTGCGGCATTCACATGGAAAAAAAAAGACCATTGTATGATCCTATATATATTTCCCTTGAAACTTCTGATATTGGAATCGATTTTAAAGACTTTTCTTCCATAGAAAATGTTTTTATAAAATTATTCAAGGATATCTGTTTGGCAAAAAAAGGCAGTCTTATTTATCTCAACCACCTTGTTCCATATTTTTCAAGGATAACAAGCTATTCTACCAAAGAATATCCCGAATTAAAGCATCTCTATCTCGATGATATTATCCAGAGAACAAAGCAAAACCATCTTAAGCTTGAAACATTATATGAAAAAGCTAAAGCAATCCCATCTCTTTCTGATATTCCCCAATATATTGATCTGGAAGAACTTCGCGATTTGATTGAATCTGAAATCAATATGGATGTCTTCAAGGCTATGTTTGATACAACAGCCATTATCCCATATTTGGAGGCAATCAAAACTTTAGAAAAAAAACAGTATTCTAATTATAACATGGTAGTCATGCTTTATATCAAATCGCTGTAA